The following proteins come from a genomic window of Phnomibacter ginsenosidimutans:
- the mreC gene encoding rod shape-determining protein MreC — MRNFFLLLRRLQVLLLFLLLQAVSITLLVRYNKSHQAKYMEWSYDVTGSINKRYSDVAAYFSLADNNKRLAEENNRLRNLLAENFTSIDTSATLRFDTAMIDSSRVMRKYLWRNAAVINNSVSSQNNFITIERGRLQGIAPEMAVVSAGGIVGVVTDVSDNMAIVRSLLHRKSITSVMLKNSGTTGLLEWDGKNPGLLQLKGIPKSTALKVGDTVLTSNISLNYPAGLMVGTIAKVEKETDGNNYKLQVKPGNNFYSVDYVDVIENLFLKEQRDIEQRINKQQQQ, encoded by the coding sequence ATGCGTAACTTTTTTCTACTTCTTCGTCGGCTACAGGTACTGCTGCTGTTTTTGCTGCTGCAGGCAGTGAGCATTACGCTGCTGGTGCGCTACAACAAAAGCCACCAGGCCAAATACATGGAGTGGTCGTACGATGTAACAGGTAGTATTAACAAACGCTACAGCGATGTAGCCGCTTACTTTAGCCTGGCCGATAACAACAAGCGGCTGGCCGAAGAAAACAACCGCCTGCGTAACCTGCTGGCCGAAAACTTTACCAGCATTGATACCAGCGCTACCCTGCGTTTTGATACAGCCATGATAGACTCCAGCCGGGTGATGCGCAAATACCTGTGGCGTAACGCAGCCGTCATCAACAACTCGGTGTCCAGCCAAAACAACTTCATCACCATCGAACGGGGCCGCTTGCAGGGCATAGCACCAGAAATGGCCGTGGTAAGTGCTGGTGGCATTGTAGGCGTGGTAACCGATGTAAGCGACAACATGGCCATTGTACGCAGCCTGCTGCACCGCAAAAGCATTACCAGTGTGATGCTGAAAAACAGCGGCACCACGGGCCTGCTGGAATGGGATGGCAAAAACCCGGGACTTTTGCAGCTGAAAGGCATTCCCAAAAGCACGGCACTCAAAGTAGGCGATACTGTGCTCACCAGCAATATATCGCTCAACTACCCTGCCGGCCTTATGGTAGGCACGATAGCCAAAGTAGAAAAGGAAACTGATGGCAACAACTACAAACTGCAGGTGAAGCCCGGCAATAATTTTTACAGCGTTGATTATGTAGATGTGATTGAAAATCTTTTTCTGAAAGAGCAGCGAGATATTGAGCAACGCATCAACAAACAACAGCAACAATAA